The sequence ACGATGCCTAGGCCGATGATACTCACAATTAGCTGCCGAGCAGCTGTCGAGGTCTCTGACAAAGGGCTCAGCCAACGGGCCGTGTTCTGTATCATGGGCTTCCCTCCTTGTTCAGGCTCTTAGCTACACCCTACCACGAGAAAATCGAAGATAGTAGGGGTGCGACTGCTGGGTCGATCTCAGTTTCTTCTCACGTTGCGCGATCCTTCGTCTCTGGATACAATCCTCCCGCATCTGAAGTCGTTTCTCATGTATATATTTTCGCGGTGGCAGTTTTCTCTTTATCGAAAGGGGTAGGTTATGGTTCGTCTGTGGTGCCTATTGATATCTGTTATGCTGACAACGCAGGGATGGGCCGCGGAGTTTCAGCTGAGCAGTCCAACGATCAAAAGCCAAGGCAAAATCGGCCAGGAACATGTGTTTGCAGGATTCGGATGTAGCGGGGGAAATGTGTCGCCGGCTCTACAGTGGCAGGGAGCGCCGAAGGATACCAAGAGTTTTGCATTGACGGTCTACGATCCGGATGCTCCGACCGGCAGCGGCTGGTGGCACTGGGTTGTCTTCAATTTGCCTCCCACGCTGAACTCGCTGCCCGCCAATGCAGGAAAGCCAGAGGGTAGTGCCGCGCCCGCAGGCAGCATCCAGAGCATCACCGACTTCGGTCAGCCTGGCTATGGCGGGCCTTGCCCACCGGCGGGGGACAAGCCCCACCGGTACATCTTCACGCTCTATGCGTTGAAACTCGACCAGGTTCCTTTGAAGAGTGATGCGTCCGGAGCGATGGTGGGCTTTTACCTCAACCAAAACATGATTGCCAAGGCATCCTTCATGGCCTTCTACGGGCGTTGAGCCCGTCTGATGATTCTGGCATTCGTCATCCTCTATCTCCTTCTCTCCGTGGGGATCGGCCTCTATGCGGCTACGCGCGTCCACAGTGCGAAGGATTTCGCCGTAGCTGGTCGTTCATTGCCTCTACCGATCGTTACGGCCACGGTGTTCGCGACCTGGTTCGGTGCGGAAGCGGTGCTGGGCATGCCAGCAACCTTCGTCAAAGACGGACTGCGCGGTGTCGTCGCCGATCCATTTGGAGCGAGCCTCTGTTTGATTCTTGCGGGATTGTTTTTTGCGCCTCGTTTCTATCGATTGAATTTGCTCACCGTCGGGGACTACTACCGGATACGCTACAATCGAACGGTGGAAGTCCTGTGCACCCTATGCGTCGTGGCCTCCTATCTTGGCTGGGTGGCTGCACAATTCAAGGTGTTGGGATTGGTGCTTAATGTCGTGACGAACGGGGGGGTCAGTCAGAAGATCGGT is a genomic window of Nitrospiraceae bacterium containing:
- a CDS encoding YbhB/YbcL family Raf kinase inhibitor-like protein, translated to MLTTQGWAAEFQLSSPTIKSQGKIGQEHVFAGFGCSGGNVSPALQWQGAPKDTKSFALTVYDPDAPTGSGWWHWVVFNLPPTLNSLPANAGKPEGSAAPAGSIQSITDFGQPGYGGPCPPAGDKPHRYIFTLYALKLDQVPLKSDASGAMVGFYLNQNMIAKASFMAFYGR